Proteins from one Oscillospiraceae bacterium genomic window:
- a CDS encoding glycoside hydrolase family 38 C-terminal domain-containing protein, whose protein sequence is MKHLHLVCNAHLDPVWLWQLEEGVAETLSTYRVAADFCEDYEGFIFCHNEAMLYEWVERYEPALFARIQKLVAEKKWHIMGGWYLQPDCNMPSGESFVRQILAGKNYFMDKFGVEPTCAINLDAFGHSRGLVEILKKAGYDSYLLCRPEPDMLPLPGEDFNWVGFSGSKIACHRAYNSYESHRGEADEKIKGWIKENGNADVGIVLWGIGDHGGGPSRVDYEKIKKLNQEEKNFEIIHSIPEAYFAELNKDKLPDYNGILNPRYTGCYTTQIRIKQLHRQLENMLYMTEKMVAHAAMSGLMVYPEKNIAEATKDLLLMEFHDILPGSSIEPVEQYAISLAGHGLVELDRVRTQAFLSLSSGQRKAEDGEVPILVYNPHPFEVEQIVECEFQLPDQNKNRDLFANPIVYKDDIKVDCQAEHELSNFNVDWRKRCVFKAKLAPGQMSRYDVKIELIPTPKKREFTVKNNKFIFETKDIKAVINTQTGTLDQYEVCGVDYIAGSAFLPLVIKDDENSWAHKEKSFPDVIGEFTPMDRARGAEFSGIIDGSLPESVRVIEDGEVRTVVEAVMEYAHSQICIRYFLPKKGTEIKVTAKVYWNEKMTMLKLAVPTVCKEGFVGQTAYGSEKLLTNGDEMVSHKWNVVAGAGKAVSVINTGTYGSSCENGELRITCLRSPGYSAGKSDFSVRKPYIMEQDRFSPFIDQGEREFEFYLNASSDAERLEKIEREAAAKNEKPMALSFFPTGFGKEVKPFALLDDEVLSLAVFKRAEKSEQFVLRLFNPTAEKRTTTLAIPSVNVKKTVSLAKYEFKSFAFDPVAKTFSEVDLMER, encoded by the coding sequence ATGAAACATCTGCATTTGGTCTGCAACGCGCATCTCGACCCGGTTTGGCTCTGGCAGCTCGAAGAAGGCGTCGCCGAGACTCTTTCGACCTATCGCGTGGCGGCTGATTTCTGCGAAGATTACGAGGGCTTTATTTTCTGCCACAACGAAGCAATGCTGTATGAGTGGGTCGAGCGTTACGAACCGGCTCTGTTTGCGCGCATTCAAAAACTGGTCGCCGAGAAAAAGTGGCACATCATGGGTGGATGGTATCTCCAGCCCGACTGCAATATGCCCTCCGGCGAGAGCTTTGTGCGTCAGATTTTAGCGGGTAAAAACTATTTTATGGACAAATTCGGCGTCGAACCGACTTGCGCTATCAACTTAGACGCGTTCGGTCACAGCCGCGGACTGGTCGAGATTTTGAAAAAGGCCGGATATGATTCCTATCTGCTGTGCCGTCCCGAACCCGATATGCTCCCGCTGCCGGGAGAGGATTTTAATTGGGTCGGTTTCTCTGGCAGCAAAATTGCCTGCCATCGCGCCTATAATTCCTACGAATCCCATCGAGGCGAAGCCGACGAAAAGATCAAAGGTTGGATTAAGGAAAACGGAAATGCCGACGTCGGCATCGTGCTCTGGGGCATCGGCGACCACGGAGGCGGCCCGTCGCGGGTCGATTATGAAAAGATCAAAAAGCTGAATCAAGAAGAAAAGAATTTCGAGATCATCCACTCGATCCCCGAGGCCTATTTCGCCGAGTTGAACAAAGACAAGCTGCCCGACTATAACGGCATTCTCAATCCGCGTTACACCGGATGTTACACCACCCAAATCCGAATCAAACAGCTGCATCGGCAGCTTGAAAACATGCTCTATATGACCGAAAAGATGGTCGCGCACGCAGCCATGTCCGGCCTGATGGTATATCCCGAAAAGAACATCGCCGAAGCGACCAAAGACCTGCTGCTGATGGAGTTTCACGACATCCTGCCGGGTTCTTCCATTGAGCCGGTGGAGCAGTATGCCATCTCACTTGCCGGACACGGACTGGTCGAACTCGACCGCGTCCGCACACAGGCATTCCTTTCGCTTTCGAGCGGTCAGCGCAAAGCCGAGGACGGCGAAGTGCCGATTCTGGTCTATAATCCGCATCCGTTCGAAGTGGAACAAATCGTCGAATGCGAATTCCAGCTGCCCGATCAAAACAAAAACCGCGATCTGTTTGCCAATCCCATCGTATACAAAGACGACATAAAAGTAGATTGCCAAGCCGAACATGAACTGTCGAATTTCAATGTCGACTGGCGCAAACGCTGTGTGTTCAAAGCCAAACTCGCACCGGGTCAGATGAGCCGCTATGATGTGAAAATCGAATTAATCCCGACGCCGAAAAAACGCGAGTTCACTGTTAAAAACAATAAATTCATTTTCGAGACCAAAGACATCAAGGCTGTGATCAATACCCAAACCGGCACACTCGATCAATATGAGGTGTGCGGCGTCGATTACATCGCCGGCAGCGCATTTTTGCCGCTTGTCATCAAGGATGACGAGAACTCTTGGGCGCATAAAGAAAAATCGTTCCCGGATGTGATCGGTGAATTCACCCCGATGGACAGGGCGCGTGGCGCGGAATTTTCCGGCATTATCGACGGCTCTTTGCCCGAATCGGTACGGGTTATCGAGGACGGTGAGGTGCGCACAGTCGTCGAAGCGGTCATGGAATATGCTCACTCCCAGATTTGTATACGCTATTTCCTGCCGAAAAAGGGCACCGAGATCAAGGTGACCGCCAAGGTCTATTGGAACGAGAAGATGACCATGCTCAAACTGGCTGTACCGACCGTCTGCAAAGAGGGCTTTGTCGGTCAAACCGCATACGGAAGCGAGAAATTGCTCACGAACGGCGACGAAATGGTCAGCCATAAGTGGAATGTCGTAGCCGGAGCAGGGAAGGCCGTCAGCGTCATCAACACCGGCACCTACGGCAGCAGCTGTGAAAACGGCGAACTGCGCATCACCTGTTTGCGTTCGCCTGGTTATTCGGCGGGAAAATCGGACTTTTCGGTACGCAAGCCCTATATCATGGAGCAGGATCGTTTTTCGCCGTTCATTGATCAGGGAGAACGTGAGTTTGAATTTTATCTGAACGCCTCTTCTGATGCAGAGCGCCTTGAAAAGATTGAGCGCGAAGCCGCTGCGAAAAACGAAAAACCGATGGCATTGTCCTTCTTCCCGACAGGCTTCGGAAAAGAGGTCAAGCCGTTCGCACTACTCGACGACGAGGTGCTTTCACTTGCGGTTTTCAAACGCGCCGAAAAGAGCGAACAGTTCGTTCTGCGTTTATTTAACCCGACCGCAGAAAAGCGCACGACAACACTTGCCATTCCGTCGGTCAATGTGAAAAAGACGGTCTCTTTGGCAAAATATGAGTTCAAATCTTTTGCCTTTGACCCCGTTGCCAAAACCTTCTCCGAAGTTGACTTGATGGAGAGATAA
- a CDS encoding alpha-L-fucosidase produces the protein MNQEDNIDVTIEKQADLCSGRNDPALTEEFRDFGFGMFIHFGPDCTLGTVISHWMIGADDRLVNDFIDNGPKMLSIDDFNPKKWAYLARQAGAKYAVFTAKHHSGFCMWDTETTPFNIMNTPFCGDLMTEYLSAFREMGVKPGLYFSPFDFYYNYRMKKRVLQFATPDMLQENDPEMLDYNNKQVEELMQNYGDIYCMFFDGPPDTLKATVWDNQPKCLITRGEMETPENVLPSEAIDMAWEGCYTMGESWGYKPIDIADHGAERHIKSLIKIRARGGNMLLNVSPDSHGTIPRWQEEVLQTMGLFNFFYGEAIYGVRPCKHVSEEDEKVFYTQSKDGKTVYAFLMDGIPHFGYYGRYEIALKKVRATADTKVRMVGSNNQIMEHRPETDCASRYRQEGDNFIIDTILSMRPSENRAWKLPVVMALENIEFI, from the coding sequence GTGAATCAAGAGGACAACATTGACGTCACTATCGAAAAACAGGCCGATCTTTGCAGCGGGAGAAATGATCCGGCGCTCACCGAGGAATTCCGCGATTTCGGCTTCGGGATGTTCATTCATTTCGGGCCCGACTGCACGCTCGGAACAGTCATCAGCCATTGGATGATCGGCGCTGACGACCGCTTGGTCAATGATTTCATCGACAACGGACCGAAGATGCTTTCGATTGACGATTTTAATCCGAAAAAGTGGGCTTATCTGGCGCGGCAGGCCGGTGCGAAATATGCGGTATTCACCGCAAAGCACCACAGCGGCTTCTGCATGTGGGACACCGAAACAACGCCTTTTAATATTATGAACACGCCGTTTTGCGGCGATTTGATGACCGAATATTTATCGGCTTTCAGAGAGATGGGGGTCAAACCGGGCCTGTACTTTTCACCGTTTGACTTTTACTATAACTACCGCATGAAAAAGCGGGTTTTGCAGTTTGCCACACCGGATATGCTCCAAGAAAACGACCCAGAGATGCTCGACTACAACAACAAGCAGGTCGAGGAACTGATGCAAAATTACGGCGATATCTACTGCATGTTTTTCGACGGACCGCCGGATACGCTTAAAGCGACCGTATGGGATAATCAGCCGAAGTGCCTGATTACCCGCGGCGAGATGGAAACGCCCGAAAACGTTCTCCCGAGCGAAGCCATCGATATGGCTTGGGAGGGTTGTTATACGATGGGCGAGAGCTGGGGTTATAAACCCATCGACATCGCCGATCACGGTGCCGAACGGCATATCAAATCGCTGATCAAAATCCGCGCAAGAGGCGGTAATATGCTGCTGAACGTCAGCCCCGATTCGCATGGAACAATCCCGCGCTGGCAGGAAGAAGTGCTGCAGACCATGGGTCTGTTCAATTTCTTTTACGGCGAGGCGATTTACGGTGTGCGTCCGTGCAAACACGTCAGCGAAGAGGATGAAAAGGTCTTTTACACACAAAGCAAAGACGGCAAGACCGTTTATGCATTCCTGATGGATGGCATTCCGCATTTCGGCTATTACGGCAGATACGAAATCGCACTGAAAAAAGTTCGGGCGACTGCGGACACTAAAGTGCGCATGGTCGGCTCGAACAATCAGATCATGGAACACCGTCCCGAAACGGACTGTGCGTCCCGCTATCGTCAAGAAGGAGATAACTTTATCATCGACACGATTCTCTCAATGCGCCCGAGCGAAAACCGCGCATGGAAGCTGCCGGTGGTCATGGCGCTCGAAAACATCGAATTTATTTAA
- a CDS encoding 5'-3' exonuclease H3TH domain-containing protein, whose translation MDKLLIVDGHNLLFQMFFGMPSRIVNKDGKTIQGTLGFVGALLKIIRMVQPTHLVVLFDGEHENFRSELDAEYKANRQDYSIVDEMDNPFSQLSDIYNALDYMNIQHTEIAEFETDDVIASYAITYGTDMQIVISSFDSDFFQLINDNVFLLRYRGDKSVVCGCEYIRDRLDIAPDQYSDFKSLVGDASDNIKGADKIGPKTAAFLLNRFGTLDRILENADQINKPSIQASIIQNNERLLTNRKLIKLDGRANIPFELAELEYQYNGVVTNDVLIGIGLR comes from the coding sequence ATGGACAAACTGCTCATCGTTGACGGACACAACTTGCTGTTTCAAATGTTTTTCGGTATGCCGTCGAGAATTGTCAACAAAGACGGAAAAACCATTCAGGGAACGCTCGGATTTGTCGGCGCGTTGCTTAAAATAATCCGAATGGTTCAGCCGACACATTTGGTCGTGTTATTCGATGGTGAGCATGAGAATTTCCGCTCAGAGTTGGACGCGGAATATAAAGCTAACCGGCAGGATTATTCCATTGTCGACGAAATGGACAACCCTTTTTCACAGCTTTCGGATATCTATAATGCGCTCGATTACATGAACATTCAGCATACGGAAATTGCCGAATTTGAAACGGACGACGTTATCGCCTCTTATGCCATTACATATGGAACAGATATGCAAATCGTAATTTCTTCATTTGACAGCGATTTTTTTCAACTGATTAACGATAATGTTTTCTTACTGCGTTATCGCGGCGATAAATCCGTTGTCTGCGGTTGCGAATATATACGGGATCGGCTTGACATTGCGCCGGATCAGTATTCGGACTTCAAGTCATTAGTTGGCGATGCCTCAGATAATATTAAAGGCGCGGATAAGATCGGTCCGAAAACCGCCGCATTCCTGCTCAATCGGTTTGGTACGCTAGACCGCATTCTTGAAAATGCTGATCAAATCAATAAACCATCCATACAAGCGTCTATTATACAGAACAACGAACGTTTACTGACAAACCGCAAGCTGATCAAACTGGATGGTCGGGCGAATATTCCGTTTGAATTAGCAGAACTCGAATATCAATACAACGGCGTTGTTACGAATGATGTACTGATCGGGATTGGTCTAAGATAA
- a CDS encoding sulfatase, giving the protein MDKTEKKTQPNLIYVFADQLRYFSCGYAGDQKAHTPNIDKLSKESVSFCNAISGHPVCAPYRASLFTGKYTTSTGMVINEIRMNPNHACIGHVLTDAGYDTAYIGKWHLWANELGHHMDPKNSFTPAGPDRLGFDGFWAAYNFHHEYYNTYYHTDSPEKITMEGYEPDGQTDMAIKILKQHSETGNPFALFLSIGTPHDPWVKSNVPEQYYDMFKDAEFELPPNYKDQNDPYADNWAKLNPDERTELTEWMRVYYAMTANLDWNIGRLVKAIDELGLRDNSILVFTSDHGEMFGAQGRRAKNIFYEEAVRVPFLMRKPGWINDNSTTDVCLNTPDIMPTLLSMMGLPVPSEVEGMDLSHCALGKPGPEPEAAFLQGTGATAAWDDGHEWRAMRSKQYTYAVYHADGKELLFDNKSDPYQMKNLADLPEYKTVLEQFRTLIKNKMENLNDTFESCSWYRDHWTQDRIIMRTATLQSK; this is encoded by the coding sequence ATGGATAAAACCGAAAAAAAGACACAACCTAATTTGATCTATGTTTTTGCGGATCAGCTGCGCTATTTTTCGTGCGGGTATGCAGGCGATCAAAAAGCGCATACGCCAAACATCGATAAACTTTCCAAAGAAAGCGTCAGTTTCTGCAATGCGATATCGGGCCATCCGGTTTGTGCGCCTTACAGAGCGTCCTTGTTTACGGGCAAGTATACAACAAGCACCGGCATGGTGATCAACGAGATCAGGATGAACCCGAACCACGCGTGCATCGGGCATGTACTCACAGACGCGGGCTATGACACGGCCTATATCGGGAAGTGGCATTTGTGGGCCAATGAACTCGGGCATCATATGGATCCGAAGAATTCTTTTACGCCGGCGGGACCGGATCGGCTCGGGTTCGACGGTTTCTGGGCCGCATATAACTTTCATCACGAATATTACAACACCTATTACCATACGGACAGTCCGGAAAAGATCACTATGGAGGGTTACGAACCCGACGGACAGACCGATATGGCGATTAAAATTTTAAAGCAGCATTCCGAAACGGGCAACCCGTTCGCACTTTTCCTTTCAATCGGCACGCCGCATGATCCTTGGGTTAAAAGCAATGTGCCGGAGCAGTATTATGACATGTTCAAGGACGCAGAGTTTGAACTCCCGCCTAATTACAAGGATCAAAATGATCCTTATGCGGATAACTGGGCAAAACTGAATCCGGACGAAAGAACCGAATTGACTGAGTGGATGCGCGTTTATTATGCCATGACCGCAAATTTGGATTGGAACATCGGACGGCTTGTCAAAGCCATTGATGAGCTGGGCCTGCGTGACAACAGCATCCTTGTGTTCACTTCCGACCACGGCGAAATGTTCGGGGCGCAGGGCAGAAGAGCCAAAAATATTTTTTATGAAGAAGCCGTGCGTGTGCCGTTCTTGATGCGCAAACCCGGTTGGATCAACGATAACAGCACCACGGATGTCTGCCTGAATACACCCGACATCATGCCCACATTGCTTTCCATGATGGGACTGCCGGTTCCGAGCGAGGTCGAGGGCATGGATCTCAGTCATTGCGCATTGGGCAAACCCGGGCCGGAACCGGAAGCCGCGTTTTTGCAGGGAACCGGTGCGACGGCAGCTTGGGACGACGGACACGAGTGGAGAGCGATGAGAAGCAAGCAATATACCTATGCCGTTTATCACGCAGACGGCAAAGAACTTCTTTTTGACAACAAATCCGACCCTTATCAAATGAAAAATCTTGCAGATCTCCCGGAATATAAAACAGTCCTTGAACAGTTCAGAACTTTGATAAAAAATAAGATGGAGAATCTGAACGATACCTTTGAATCCTGTTCGTGGTACCGAGACCATTGGACGCAGGATCGGATCATTATGCGAACAGCCACGCTCCAATCAAAATAG
- a CDS encoding NAD-dependent epimerase/dehydratase family protein, translating into MQKSKIYIVTGAFGHLGSTIVSILNERGYEVRGLALPGDSSPLTKATGTAKIYYGDVCDIDSLKEIFDVPQDRELIVIHAAGIVSIATKYNPLVQRVNVMGTRNIIKKCFETKAKRLVYVSSVHAIPELGKGNQIREIKKFDPEEVRGLYAKTKAEATQCVLDAAANGLDAVVVHPSGIIGPNDYGSSHTAQMIIDYFNGKLQTCVRGGYDFVDVRDVAEGTIAAAEKGKSGECYILSNRYCSVEELFDEMQKMSGRRKASVLPLWVAKMFAPIAELYYKARKRPPLYTPYSLYTLEANADFSHKKADSELGYKTRTLKQTLADTVAFLKQTGRIKPFKRRRAGQTR; encoded by the coding sequence ATGCAAAAGTCAAAAATATATATTGTCACAGGTGCTTTCGGGCATCTTGGCAGTACCATTGTCAGCATTTTAAACGAACGCGGCTATGAGGTCAGAGGCCTTGCGCTTCCGGGTGATTCCTCACCGCTGACCAAAGCCACCGGAACAGCCAAAATCTATTACGGCGACGTTTGCGATATCGACTCGTTAAAAGAGATTTTCGATGTACCCCAAGACAGAGAGTTAATCGTAATCCACGCCGCCGGCATTGTCTCGATTGCGACAAAGTATAATCCCCTCGTCCAACGTGTAAACGTCATGGGCACCCGAAACATCATCAAAAAATGCTTTGAGACCAAGGCAAAACGACTGGTCTATGTCAGCTCCGTGCATGCGATCCCGGAACTCGGCAAGGGTAATCAGATTCGCGAAATCAAGAAATTTGATCCCGAAGAGGTCAGGGGACTTTACGCTAAAACCAAAGCAGAGGCCACCCAATGTGTGCTTGATGCGGCGGCAAACGGGCTGGATGCCGTGGTAGTTCATCCGTCGGGCATCATCGGTCCGAACGATTACGGCAGTTCACACACCGCACAGATGATCATTGATTATTTCAACGGAAAGCTCCAGACTTGTGTGCGCGGCGGATATGATTTCGTCGACGTACGCGATGTCGCGGAGGGTACGATCGCGGCTGCCGAAAAAGGAAAATCCGGCGAATGTTATATTCTGTCCAACCGTTATTGCTCGGTCGAGGAACTCTTCGACGAGATGCAAAAGATGAGCGGACGCAGAAAGGCTTCGGTATTACCCCTGTGGGTGGCCAAAATGTTTGCGCCGATAGCGGAACTCTATTACAAAGCCCGCAAACGCCCCCCGCTGTATACACCGTATTCGCTGTATACCCTCGAAGCCAACGCGGATTTCAGCCACAAAAAGGCCGACAGCGAACTCGGTTATAAAACCCGTACGCTCAAACAGACCTTAGCTGATACGGTCGCGTTTTTAAAGCAGACAGGACGTATCAAACCATTCAAGCGCCGTAGAGCGGGACAAACCAGATGA
- a CDS encoding NUDIX domain-containing protein: MAELWDILDENGNFTGRYAERGKPLKKGEYHLVVEIWILNSKGEFLISQRSAGGTWHGLWQTTGGCAVAGDDSLKTALKETREEIGIELDPKNGLLFKRYSALRSNDPGGYIKDVWLFRQEADISSVVLQPGETCDAMWASKKKIMRLIDENRFIPKEIYPYLDALFEYCGVS; encoded by the coding sequence ATGGCTGAACTTTGGGACATTTTAGATGAAAACGGCAACTTTACAGGCCGATATGCCGAACGCGGAAAGCCGCTGAAAAAAGGCGAATATCACTTAGTCGTTGAAATCTGGATTTTGAATTCCAAAGGGGAATTTCTGATCTCTCAAAGATCGGCCGGCGGTACTTGGCACGGTCTTTGGCAGACCACGGGCGGCTGTGCGGTCGCCGGCGATGACAGTTTGAAAACCGCTTTAAAAGAAACCCGGGAAGAAATCGGCATTGAACTTGATCCGAAAAACGGCTTATTATTTAAACGATACAGCGCGCTTCGTTCCAATGACCCGGGTGGTTATATCAAAGACGTCTGGCTTTTCCGCCAAGAAGCGGATATTTCGTCCGTTGTTTTACAACCCGGAGAAACCTGCGATGCCATGTGGGCAAGTAAAAAGAAAATCATGCGGTTGATAGATGAAAATAGATTTATTCCCAAAGAGATATATCCCTATCTGGATGCTCTTTTCGAATATTGCGGGGTTTCGTGA
- a CDS encoding class I SAM-dependent methyltransferase, producing the protein MFLCPKCKRLMQFPSCEFCGNEIKKINNIWQLSDMPDIITDGEGDKYIGYENIGDSYSGNRKYLIEERDALFAKEVAKLTGDGVFLDLGCGDGCFTVPCASYGTKIIAGDISKAMLSILQEKAKRNHVSLNNVTLCRMNALDIPLEDESVDTVVCNSVLHLISNPQKVLSEIHRVLKKGGAFICKDDQPGRKNDSCYDNSKCHEIVNAMYSAYWAKLKERNIMPIKYSWKFDRAKVCDKLFKDKNEMMIERGNAYEIPLKHGFLPRFAGRGFSDQAGVPDEIHNHIIQELMIDLKNKFGDDFLDIVFKGIENNLLITVYQK; encoded by the coding sequence ATGTTTTTATGCCCTAAATGCAAACGATTAATGCAATTCCCCTCTTGTGAGTTTTGCGGAAATGAAATCAAAAAGATAAATAACATCTGGCAATTATCAGATATGCCGGATATTATTACCGACGGCGAAGGAGACAAATATATTGGATATGAAAATATCGGTGACAGTTATTCCGGCAACCGAAAATATCTGATTGAGGAAAGGGACGCTTTGTTTGCCAAAGAAGTGGCGAAACTAACGGGAGACGGTGTTTTTCTTGATTTGGGATGCGGCGACGGCTGCTTTACAGTACCATGTGCATCATACGGTACTAAGATTATCGCCGGAGATATATCAAAAGCCATGCTTTCTATTTTGCAAGAAAAAGCCAAACGCAACCACGTTTCTCTCAATAATGTCACTCTTTGCCGTATGAACGCGTTAGATATCCCGCTTGAAGATGAAAGCGTTGATACCGTCGTCTGCAACAGCGTATTGCATTTAATCTCCAATCCCCAAAAAGTTCTTTCGGAAATTCATCGCGTATTGAAAAAAGGTGGCGCGTTTATCTGTAAGGATGACCAACCCGGCAGGAAAAATGACAGTTGCTACGACAATTCAAAATGTCATGAAATTGTCAATGCTATGTACTCCGCTTATTGGGCGAAATTAAAAGAACGGAATATCATGCCCATAAAATACAGTTGGAAGTTTGACCGTGCCAAAGTATGTGATAAACTATTCAAAGATAAAAACGAAATGATGATTGAGAGAGGAAACGCCTATGAAATTCCGTTGAAACACGGTTTTCTACCGAGGTTCGCAGGACGCGGATTTTCGGATCAAGCAGGTGTACCAGATGAAATACACAACCACATCATTCAGGAATTGATGATAGATTTAAAAAATAAATTCGGAGATGATTTTTTAGATATTGTTTTTAAAGGCATTGAAAATAATTTACTAATTACTGTTTATCAAAAATAA
- a CDS encoding DUF2461 family protein — MFHGFSKELIPFWLELPLNNTIAALPDNKRRYDEIVGKPLRELFETLVPVISEISPELEVKPSRCISSPYTDRRFSHDMPLKEYVYLRFRLMNRESDAVGFYFDMGLSHYGYGLRVYNSTADGMQVLREKLIVRFSEAEKSLSNAEKHRFHAVDKLYKKDHFPALPDGAVKSVLNRKSFYLEKTVPVGETVFSHALADELSDGFMKLKPLFELIR; from the coding sequence ATGTTTCACGGATTTTCGAAAGAACTGATCCCTTTTTGGCTGGAACTGCCGCTCAATAACACCATTGCGGCACTGCCGGATAACAAACGGCGATATGATGAGATTGTCGGAAAACCGCTGCGGGAATTGTTTGAAACACTGGTGCCGGTGATCTCCGAAATTTCACCCGAACTTGAGGTCAAGCCCTCGCGCTGCATCAGTTCGCCCTACACCGACCGCCGGTTTTCTCATGATATGCCGCTGAAAGAATACGTCTATCTGCGGTTTCGGCTGATGAATCGGGAGAGCGATGCGGTCGGTTTTTATTTTGATATGGGTTTGTCCCATTACGGTTACGGACTGAGGGTTTACAATTCGACTGCGGATGGTATGCAGGTGCTGCGGGAGAAATTGATCGTTCGTTTTTCAGAAGCCGAAAAATCGCTTTCCAATGCAGAAAAGCACAGATTCCATGCAGTTGACAAATTGTATAAAAAAGATCACTTCCCCGCTCTGCCGGATGGCGCTGTCAAATCGGTTCTGAATCGGAAATCGTTTTATTTGGAAAAAACGGTACCCGTCGGCGAGACGGTGTTTTCACATGCGCTGGCCGACGAGCTGTCTGATGGGTTTATGAAATTAAAACCGCTGTTTGAGTTGATCCGTTGA
- a CDS encoding sugar phosphate isomerase/epimerase codes for MIQVGVVSRSFREWAFADVAKKMRELGFVSTELCFTFKECNVWAYNGSTDMNPLTDKLAAEIVNTFRDNGIYIASLGAFSSMFEPDEEKQAQNLRTYERYFQIAAANGIPAVATEAGFIPGRRGIVFDSYEKDFDYFKSNLMKVLEMAEKYGVDLALENCVLDLTPSAKRARDLILQSGSERLKVLLDPANLIANSDEEDMFKYLTPYISYFHGKDRKVNDASGRVVGDGEIDWPLFLKFYHEHCEGVPFILEYVNPDNCAEIRDRVLAFDQLVMR; via the coding sequence ATGATTCAGGTAGGCGTTGTCAGCCGTTCTTTTCGTGAATGGGCATTTGCGGACGTTGCGAAAAAAATGCGGGAACTCGGTTTCGTCTCAACGGAATTGTGTTTTACTTTCAAAGAGTGCAACGTTTGGGCTTACAACGGCAGTACGGATATGAATCCGCTGACCGACAAACTCGCCGCTGAAATCGTCAACACCTTTCGGGATAACGGTATCTATATCGCTTCTTTAGGGGCATTTTCGAGCATGTTTGAACCGGATGAGGAAAAACAAGCGCAAAATCTGCGCACTTACGAACGTTATTTTCAAATTGCCGCCGCAAACGGGATTCCGGCAGTCGCCACCGAAGCCGGTTTTATCCCCGGAAGGCGCGGCATCGTGTTTGACAGTTACGAAAAGGATTTCGATTACTTTAAAAGCAACTTGATGAAAGTACTGGAAATGGCTGAAAAATACGGCGTCGACCTTGCGCTCGAAAACTGTGTGCTTGATCTTACACCGAGTGCCAAACGCGCCCGCGATTTGATTTTACAGAGCGGTTCCGAACGACTCAAAGTACTGCTCGACCCCGCCAATCTGATCGCCAACTCCGATGAGGAAGATATGTTCAAATACCTTACGCCGTATATCTCCTATTTCCACGGCAAGGATCGCAAGGTCAACGACGCTTCCGGTCGTGTCGTCGGCGACGGAGAAATCGACTGGCCGCTGTTTTTAAAGTTCTATCACGAACACTGCGAGGGCGTTCCGTTCATTTTAGAATACGTCAACCCCGACAACTGCGCTGAAATCCGAGATCGGGTGCTGGCGTTTGATCAATTGGTGATGAGGTGA